From the genome of Variovorax sp. RA8, one region includes:
- a CDS encoding oxidoreductase, with protein MNTEINAAVAVVGPGAIGTTVAAMLHEVGRTPSLCGRTLRDHLTLLEGSHSMTVPGPVRTSPKQITRTADLVFLAVKATQIEAAAEWLAVLVGPETVVCVLQNGIEQVQRVGPHAPRGRIIPAVVWFPAQAQSDASVRLRGDVRLTLPDTAASRVVAEALQGTRCAVDLAADFSALAWRKLVQNAVAGLMALTHRRSGMFSRADIAELTLAYARECLAVARAEGAELGDEVPQEILEKFQAAPTDMSTSILTDREAGRPLEWDIRNGVVARRGRAHGISTPISDVLLPLLAAASDGPG; from the coding sequence ATGAACACTGAAATCAATGCAGCTGTCGCTGTCGTGGGTCCCGGTGCGATCGGCACCACGGTCGCGGCGATGCTGCATGAGGTTGGCCGCACGCCATCGCTGTGTGGACGGACTCTCCGCGATCACCTGACGTTGCTAGAGGGCAGCCACTCCATGACCGTTCCCGGCCCGGTTCGGACGAGCCCTAAGCAGATCACTCGCACGGCTGATCTTGTCTTTCTCGCGGTCAAGGCCACGCAGATCGAGGCGGCAGCAGAATGGCTCGCCGTGCTGGTCGGTCCAGAAACCGTCGTGTGCGTTCTGCAGAACGGGATCGAACAGGTGCAGAGGGTTGGCCCACACGCTCCACGCGGGCGCATCATTCCCGCTGTCGTGTGGTTTCCTGCACAGGCGCAATCCGATGCCTCGGTACGCCTGCGCGGGGACGTTCGCCTAACCCTGCCAGACACTGCAGCTTCCCGCGTCGTGGCCGAAGCGCTGCAAGGCACACGGTGCGCCGTGGACTTGGCCGCAGACTTCAGCGCTTTGGCTTGGCGCAAGTTGGTGCAGAACGCGGTAGCTGGGCTCATGGCGCTCACGCACCGTCGTTCGGGCATGTTCAGCCGCGCTGACATCGCTGAGCTAACCCTTGCCTATGCGCGGGAATGTCTGGCCGTGGCCCGGGCTGAAGGTGCCGAACTCGGCGACGAAGTGCCGCAGGAGATCCTCGAAAAATTCCAGGCGGCGCCGACGGACATGAGCACCTCCATCCTCACGGATCGAGAAGCTGGTCGGCCCCTCGAATGGGATATCCGCAACGGTGTCGTCGCACGTCGCGGACGGGCTCACGGCATTTCAACGCCGATAAGCGACGTTTTGTTGCCGCTCCTCGCGGCTGCAAGCGACGGTCCAGGCTGA
- a CDS encoding long-chain-fatty-acid--CoA ligase, with protein sequence MTPYQVRTWPQHLPHQLTTPATNLYFNLFVSATRFPDKAVLFDLHGSLTYSGLLEEVDRLAGYLEQDLGVKAADRVMVYMQNCREFVIAYYAILRLGAVLVPVNPMNKHGELGHYRRDSEARVAFCSAENLGELLTMEEFSELSAVIVTGASAARGRGEDHPQKVHDFAAATAAGRVPNRPVDHDPSQLAVILYSSGTTGSPKGCMHTHRSMMASINTVAHWMGMQSKTVVLAVMPFFHISGMQNMMNTPIYVGGALVLLPRWNRNAAAELMARYGVTHWNTTPTMLIDFLASPQLESHDLSALRRLGGGGAGLPQAVGERAKARLGLDYLESYGLSEGMLFTGNPAAHFKRQCLGVPLFDTDVRIVDTQSLQELPQGEVGEIAISSDKLFEGYWRNEQATREAFIELDGNRFFRSGDLGYVDHEGYFFIVDRIKRMVNASGYKVWPSEIEALLHEHPDVREACVIAANDPYRGETVKAVIVLNDAAEARVHAQDIIDWCKARMAAYKYPRMVDFVEQLPKLATGKVAWRQLQEAERVKERATSATNSRSSP encoded by the coding sequence ATGACGCCGTACCAAGTCCGCACATGGCCTCAGCATCTTCCTCATCAGCTGACCACGCCGGCCACGAACCTCTACTTCAATCTGTTCGTTTCGGCGACACGCTTTCCCGACAAGGCGGTACTGTTCGACCTGCATGGTTCCCTGACCTACAGCGGCTTGCTTGAAGAGGTGGACCGGCTGGCCGGCTACCTGGAGCAGGACCTGGGCGTGAAGGCGGCCGACCGGGTCATGGTGTACATGCAGAACTGCCGGGAGTTCGTGATCGCGTACTACGCGATCTTGCGACTCGGCGCGGTGCTGGTCCCGGTAAATCCGATGAACAAGCACGGCGAGCTCGGGCACTACCGCAGGGACAGCGAGGCGCGGGTGGCGTTCTGCAGCGCCGAAAATCTAGGGGAGCTGCTGACCATGGAGGAGTTCTCCGAATTATCGGCGGTGATCGTGACGGGCGCTTCAGCAGCCCGCGGCAGGGGAGAGGACCACCCACAGAAGGTGCATGATTTCGCTGCCGCGACGGCCGCTGGTCGCGTACCCAATCGGCCCGTCGATCACGATCCCTCACAGTTGGCTGTGATCCTCTACAGCTCGGGGACGACCGGAAGTCCCAAGGGCTGCATGCACACGCATCGCTCGATGATGGCGAGCATCAACACGGTTGCGCACTGGATGGGAATGCAGTCGAAGACAGTCGTGCTCGCGGTGATGCCGTTCTTTCACATCTCGGGAATGCAAAACATGATGAACACGCCGATCTACGTCGGCGGGGCGCTCGTTCTGCTTCCGCGGTGGAATCGAAATGCGGCCGCCGAACTGATGGCGCGGTACGGGGTCACGCACTGGAACACGACGCCCACCATGCTGATCGACTTTCTGGCCAGCCCACAGTTGGAAAGCCACGATCTGAGCGCATTGCGGCGCCTCGGCGGCGGCGGTGCCGGCCTGCCGCAGGCGGTGGGCGAGCGCGCCAAGGCCCGCCTCGGGCTTGACTATCTCGAAAGCTATGGACTGTCCGAAGGCATGCTCTTCACTGGCAATCCCGCCGCGCACTTCAAGCGCCAATGCCTAGGCGTACCCCTGTTCGACACGGATGTCCGCATTGTTGACACACAGAGTCTGCAAGAGTTGCCGCAGGGCGAGGTGGGGGAGATCGCCATTTCCAGCGACAAGCTGTTCGAAGGCTATTGGCGCAACGAGCAGGCGACCCGCGAGGCGTTCATCGAGCTGGACGGCAACCGGTTCTTTCGCAGTGGCGATCTTGGGTATGTGGACCATGAAGGGTACTTCTTCATCGTCGACCGGATCAAGCGCATGGTCAACGCTTCGGGCTACAAGGTATGGCCCTCCGAGATCGAAGCACTGCTGCATGAGCACCCCGACGTCCGAGAGGCTTGTGTGATCGCCGCCAACGACCCCTACCGCGGAGAAACCGTGAAGGCTGTGATCGTGCTGAACGACGCGGCCGAAGCACGGGTGCATGCTCAGGACATCATCGACTGGTGCAAGGCCAGGATGGCGGCTTACAAATATCCACGGATGGTGGACTTCGTGGAGCAGCTTCCTAAACTGGCCACAGGAAAGGTCGCATGGCGCCAGTTGCAGGAAGCCGAGCGAGTCAAGGAGCGCGCGACATCCGCAACCAACTCACGCTCAAGTCCCTAG